One window from the genome of Cucumis melo cultivar AY chromosome 12, USDA_Cmelo_AY_1.0, whole genome shotgun sequence encodes:
- the LOC103497597 gene encoding extensin produces the protein MAGKQVSGAGLPESIAGMSKNQLYDIMSQMKTLIEQNQQQAKQILIQNPLLTKALFQAQIMLGMVRPPQVPSIQPSASQHSQPSTQATQQSNLQPTQTSAPQISLQEQTSAPPLAPPRKQYQNQPSMPISSTTLPTANIQPRPTPLIPLQTPQHPKGFDVPQANPISVPQPSQIPSVSPILPSAAQPPLLHQPQISTASMQLQQPLQTAEVHHLPPQAPLPPHSRPPTGPNFHQHYPPQMGHNMNYQPPGIPQHVSQPMFHSGTKLPPGLGNSFPQGQSGLPSQPPPPQSMYQAGGSKLGTEFMNQVGTSKPADRGPWMPGPPENPTLPQQLSGPPPIPSVPGGQMGPNNQPRPAPPLSQEMEKMLLQQVMSLTPEQINLLPPEQRNQVLQLQKILRQ, from the exons ATGGCCGGAAAGCAAGTTTCCGGCGCCGGTCTGCCGGAGAGCATTGCAGGAATGTCGAAGAACCAACTATATGATATCATGTCTCAAATGAAG ACACTGATCGAACAGAATCAGCAGCAGGCGAAACAAATCCTCATCCAAAACCCCCTACTAACCAAAGCTCTTTTCCAG GCACAAATAATGCTTGGGATGGTACGGCCGCCTCAG GTTCCAAGCATTCAGCCTTCAGCCTCCCAGCATTCTCAGCCATCAACACAGGCAACTCAACAATCAAATCTTCAGCCTACTCAAACATCCGCTCCTCAAATAAGTTTGCAAGAACAGACAAGTGCACCACCTTTGGCCCCCCCTAGAAAACAGTATCAGAACCAACCATCAATGCCTATCTCATCGACTACTCTTCCTACTGCAAACATTCAGCCTCGGCCAACACCTCTGATTCCCCTACAGACACCGCAGCATCCCAAGGGATTTGATGTCCCCCAAGCAAATCCCATTTCTGTCCCACAACCCTCTCAAATTCCAAGTGTATCTCCAATTCTTCCATCTGCTGCTCAGCCACCTTTACTTCATCAACCTCAGATTTCAACGGCCTCCATGCAGCTGCAGCAGCCATTACAAACAGCCGAAGTTCACCACCTGCCTCCACAGGCACCATTACCCCCACATTCCAGGCCACCTACGGGTCCAAATTTCCACCAGCACTACCCCCCTCAAATGGGCCACAATATGAATTACCAACCTCCTGGCATCCCACAGCATGTTTCACAACCCATGTTTCAT TCAGGTACCAAACTCCCTCCTGGCCTAGGAAATTCATTTCCCCAAGGACAGTCTGGACTACCTAGTCAGCCACCACCCCCTCAATCAATGTATCAG GCTGGAGGTTCTAAATTAGGTACAGAATTCATGAATCAAGTTGGAACTTCAAAGCCTGCGGACAGAGGGCCTTGGATGCCTGGCCCTCCAGAAAACCCTACACTTCCACAGCAACTATCCGGACCACCACCTATACCATCGGTTCCTGGTGGTCAGATGGGTCCTAACAATCAACCTCGTCCAGCACCGCCG TTGAGTCAGGAGATGGAAAAGATGTTACTTCAACAAGTCATGAGTCTCACACCCGAACAAATTAATCTCCTTCCTCCCGAGCAAAGGAATCAAGTGCTTCAACTACAGAAGATATTGCGCCAATGA